A DNA window from Gallaecimonas xiamenensis 3-C-1 contains the following coding sequences:
- a CDS encoding TonB-dependent receptor, whose amino-acid sequence MSALPMQVLAAQEAAKAADQTDADKAKNDDVEVIEVTGFRASLQRSQAIKQTNTSIVEAISAEDIGKLPDSSIAESIARLPGLAAQRLDGRASGISVRGLSEDFSTVTFNGREQVSIGDGRGVEMDLYPSEIMNAVVVYKTPDASLTSQGIAGTIDLQSVRPLKQDKRSFSANLTGEKNDIGKLNPDGKDKGWRSSVSYIDQFADDTIGVALAYAHMDSPNNERRWNSWGFANDDDGNLVLGGAKPYVRSSELKRDTVMGVLEFAPNDRFHATLDAMHIDFKDEKRLRGIEIPAFYGQGTIENLQVVDGFVTQGIIHDQRVVIRNDYDERNADLDSLGLNLEYNLGDNWQLAGDLSYSKVERDIFSLESYSGTGRGNDNGVADDIGFTLNGGAEGAHFDPTLDYSDPSLIMLGGPLSWGNGIAVPSDGQDGFINRPEIDDEIKAAKFSAVRFTDNDIVSSVKFGVHYSERTKTREDHGTYLTLKAYPAMLPVPAEYLLAPTSLDFIGMGNMLSYDSKRLYDDGFYNGFDQGATEPDRARNSWEVEEKVTTGFVMANIDSTLLGLPVKGNVGAQYVHTNQRSLGNQVTVVDGATQIDKIDRGTSYNEFLPSLNLSFEVADQQFVRFGAARTLTRSRMDRMNASYGYSFNPALNVANAPISNSPWSGGGGNPELKPYIANQYDLSYENYFAGQGYFSAAIFYKDLKNWQFNVSSIEDFSDVPPLTTGDVYQYKGVVTRWENTEGGYIKGAEFTLSLPGELLSDYLEGFGAILSATYNTSAVSFAYPSGIDANDNVTYDSTNIQVPGLSRQIYNATFFYEKNGFQIRTSMRKRSDFNGEVSGLSFSRTPVNVKGEEIWDAQISYDFSESGIDYLDGLTIMLQGQNLTDEPFTTTEPGDDRQVRDYQLYGRNYLLGLSYKF is encoded by the coding sequence ATGTCCGCCCTGCCGATGCAGGTGTTGGCGGCGCAGGAAGCGGCCAAGGCGGCCGACCAGACCGACGCAGACAAAGCCAAAAACGACGATGTCGAAGTGATTGAAGTCACAGGCTTTCGCGCCAGTCTGCAGCGTTCCCAGGCGATCAAGCAGACCAATACCTCTATCGTCGAGGCGATCTCCGCCGAAGACATCGGCAAGCTGCCCGACTCCAGTATCGCCGAGTCCATTGCCCGTCTCCCCGGCCTTGCCGCCCAGCGCCTTGATGGCCGTGCCAGCGGTATCTCGGTACGCGGCCTGAGCGAAGATTTCAGCACCGTGACCTTTAACGGCCGCGAGCAGGTGTCCATAGGTGACGGCCGTGGTGTGGAGATGGATCTCTATCCGTCCGAGATCATGAATGCGGTGGTGGTCTACAAGACCCCCGATGCCAGCCTCACCAGCCAGGGCATTGCCGGCACCATCGACCTGCAAAGCGTTCGCCCCCTCAAGCAGGACAAGCGCAGTTTCTCTGCCAACCTGACCGGCGAAAAGAACGACATCGGCAAGCTCAACCCGGACGGCAAGGACAAGGGCTGGCGCTCCAGTGTGTCCTACATCGACCAGTTTGCCGACGACACCATAGGTGTGGCCCTGGCCTACGCCCATATGGACTCCCCCAACAACGAGCGCCGCTGGAACTCCTGGGGCTTTGCCAACGACGACGACGGCAATCTGGTACTGGGGGGCGCCAAACCCTACGTCCGTTCCAGCGAACTCAAGCGTGACACCGTCATGGGCGTGCTGGAATTTGCCCCCAACGACCGCTTCCACGCCACTTTGGATGCCATGCACATCGACTTCAAAGACGAGAAGCGGCTGCGTGGCATCGAGATCCCTGCCTTCTATGGCCAGGGCACCATCGAAAACCTGCAAGTGGTAGACGGCTTCGTTACCCAGGGCATCATCCACGATCAGCGGGTAGTTATCCGCAACGACTACGACGAGCGCAACGCCGACCTGGACTCCCTGGGCCTGAACCTGGAATACAACCTGGGTGACAACTGGCAACTGGCCGGCGACCTGAGCTATTCCAAGGTAGAGCGTGACATCTTCAGCCTCGAGTCCTACTCCGGTACCGGCCGTGGCAACGACAACGGTGTGGCCGACGACATCGGCTTTACCCTCAACGGCGGCGCCGAGGGTGCCCACTTTGACCCCACCCTGGATTACAGCGATCCCAGCCTTATCATGCTGGGCGGCCCCCTGAGCTGGGGTAACGGTATCGCCGTACCCAGCGACGGCCAAGACGGTTTTATCAACCGCCCCGAAATAGACGACGAGATCAAGGCTGCCAAGTTCAGTGCCGTGCGCTTTACCGACAACGACATCGTCAGCAGCGTCAAATTCGGCGTCCATTATTCCGAACGCACCAAGACCCGCGAAGATCACGGCACCTACCTGACCCTCAAAGCCTACCCGGCCATGCTGCCGGTGCCGGCCGAGTACCTGCTGGCACCCACCAGCCTGGACTTTATCGGCATGGGCAACATGCTGAGCTATGACTCCAAGCGCCTCTATGACGACGGCTTCTATAACGGCTTCGATCAGGGGGCTACTGAGCCCGATCGTGCCCGTAACTCCTGGGAAGTGGAAGAGAAGGTCACCACCGGTTTTGTGATGGCCAATATCGACAGCACCCTGCTGGGCCTGCCGGTCAAAGGTAACGTCGGTGCCCAGTACGTGCACACCAACCAGCGTTCCCTGGGCAACCAGGTGACGGTGGTGGATGGCGCCACCCAGATCGACAAGATCGATCGCGGCACCAGCTACAACGAGTTCCTGCCCAGCCTGAACCTGAGCTTTGAAGTGGCCGACCAGCAGTTCGTGCGTTTCGGTGCCGCCCGTACCCTGACTCGCTCACGCATGGACCGCATGAACGCCAGCTACGGCTACAGCTTCAACCCGGCCCTGAACGTGGCTAACGCCCCCATCAGCAACTCCCCCTGGAGCGGCGGTGGCGGCAACCCGGAGCTCAAGCCCTATATCGCCAACCAGTATGATCTGAGCTACGAAAACTACTTCGCCGGCCAGGGTTACTTCAGCGCCGCCATCTTCTATAAGGATCTGAAGAACTGGCAGTTCAACGTGTCCAGCATCGAAGACTTCTCCGATGTACCGCCCCTGACCACGGGCGATGTCTACCAGTACAAAGGTGTGGTGACCCGTTGGGAGAACACCGAAGGCGGTTACATCAAAGGCGCCGAGTTCACCCTGTCCCTGCCCGGTGAACTGCTGAGCGACTACCTGGAAGGCTTCGGTGCCATCTTGAGCGCCACCTACAACACCAGCGCCGTGTCTTTTGCCTATCCATCCGGCATCGACGCCAACGACAATGTCACTTACGACAGCACCAATATCCAGGTGCCGGGCCTGTCCCGCCAGATCTACAACGCCACCTTCTTCTATGAGAAGAACGGCTTCCAGATCCGCACCAGCATGCGTAAGCGCAGTGACTTCAATGGTGAAGTATCCGGCCTGTCCTTCAGCCGTACCCCGGTCAACGTCAAGGGTGAAGAGATCTGGGACGCCCAGATCAGCTACGACTTCTCCGAGTCCGGCATCGACTACCTGGACGGCCTGACCATCATGCTCCAAGGCCAGAACCTGACCGACGAGCCCTTTACCACCACCGAGCCCGGTGACGACCGCCAGGTCCGTGACTACCAGCTGTATGGCCGTAACTATCTGTTGGGCCTGAGCTATAAGTTCTAA
- a CDS encoding tryptophan halogenase family protein: MNQGVRKVLIVGGGSAGWMAAAMLARLLDKQVAISLVESDAIATVGVGEATIPPIQLFNKVLGLDEAEFLAKTQGTIKLGIEFENWGKQGQRYMHAFGDLGRDLGLTPFVHLWLRAKAEGHGQGLWDYSLNYQAAKAGRFIPLERIPGSPLKGLVHAYHFDAGLYAKLLRQHAEGAGVTRIEGEITAVPLDDSGAIAAVQLASGRRLEADLYIDCSGFRALLIEGALKTGFEDWRHWLPCDRALAVPSSNSGQPRPYTRAIAHEAGWQWQIPLRHRTGNGHVYASEYLSDDEAAAKLLANLEGEPLAEPRLIRFQTGRRKAQWRKNCVSLGLASGFLEPLESTSLHLVQSGITRLIKLFPRLQINPALVDEYNRQSAQEFEAIRDFIILHYHLNQRPEPFWQARRQMPVPASLARRMALFAATGRVFWEQHELFTEPAWYQVMLGQNLAPADYGPMADGLEQGQLQKLLADTRTTISQTCQKLPSHGDFLARVQALAKERGLV; the protein is encoded by the coding sequence ATGAACCAAGGGGTACGCAAGGTCCTTATCGTCGGCGGCGGCAGTGCCGGCTGGATGGCGGCGGCCATGCTGGCCAGGCTGCTGGACAAACAGGTGGCCATCAGCCTAGTGGAGTCCGACGCCATCGCCACCGTCGGGGTAGGGGAGGCCACCATACCTCCCATCCAGCTGTTCAATAAGGTGCTGGGCCTGGACGAAGCCGAATTCCTGGCCAAGACCCAGGGCACCATCAAGCTGGGTATCGAGTTTGAAAACTGGGGGAAGCAGGGCCAGCGTTACATGCACGCCTTTGGGGATCTGGGCCGGGATCTGGGGCTCACCCCCTTTGTGCACCTGTGGCTAAGGGCCAAAGCAGAGGGCCACGGCCAGGGGCTGTGGGACTATTCCCTGAACTACCAGGCCGCCAAGGCCGGGCGTTTTATCCCCCTGGAGCGCATTCCAGGCAGCCCCCTCAAGGGGCTGGTTCATGCCTACCATTTTGACGCCGGCCTCTATGCCAAGCTGCTGCGCCAGCACGCCGAAGGGGCCGGGGTAACACGCATCGAAGGGGAGATCACCGCCGTGCCCCTGGATGACAGCGGCGCCATTGCCGCCGTGCAGCTGGCCTCTGGCCGGCGCCTGGAGGCCGATCTCTACATCGACTGCTCCGGCTTTCGCGCCCTGCTGATAGAAGGGGCGCTCAAGACCGGCTTTGAGGACTGGCGCCATTGGCTGCCCTGCGACCGGGCCCTGGCAGTGCCCAGCAGCAACTCCGGCCAGCCCAGGCCCTATACCCGCGCCATAGCCCATGAGGCGGGCTGGCAATGGCAGATCCCCTTGCGCCACCGCACCGGCAATGGCCATGTCTATGCCAGCGAGTACCTTAGCGACGACGAGGCGGCGGCCAAGCTGCTGGCCAACCTCGAAGGGGAGCCCCTGGCAGAGCCGCGCCTTATTCGTTTTCAAACCGGCCGGCGCAAGGCGCAATGGCGAAAAAACTGCGTCAGCCTGGGCCTTGCCAGCGGCTTTCTCGAACCCCTGGAGTCCACCAGTTTGCATTTGGTGCAAAGTGGCATAACCCGCCTTATCAAGCTGTTTCCCCGGCTGCAGATAAACCCGGCCCTGGTGGACGAGTACAACCGCCAGTCGGCCCAGGAATTTGAGGCCATTCGCGACTTCATCATCCTGCACTACCACCTGAACCAGCGCCCCGAACCCTTCTGGCAGGCCCGGCGCCAGATGCCGGTGCCGGCCAGCCTGGCCCGGCGTATGGCGCTATTCGCCGCGACCGGGCGGGTGTTTTGGGAGCAGCACGAACTCTTTACCGAGCCTGCCTGGTACCAGGTGATGCTGGGCCAGAACCTGGCGCCGGCGGACTACGGCCCCATGGCCGACGGCCTGGAGCAGGGCCAGCTGCAAAAGCTGCTGGCCGACACTCGCACCACCATCAGCCAAACCTGCCAGAAGCTACCCAGCCACGGGGATTTTTTGGCCCGGGTGCAGGCCCTGGCCAAGGAACGGGGACTGGTCTGA
- a CDS encoding glycoside hydrolase family 13 protein, with amino-acid sequence MRALAIAFWLALAPASAATLDKIEPANWWVGMANPSLQLMVYGKDIAKAKVSLDPYPGVRLVRTDPAASANYLFITLELDPKAKAGSLSLRFADKSEQWVQAYSLLPRAPGSAGRQGFSQKDVIYLITPDRFANGDSGNDDVAGYGDKANRSQPGGRHGGDIKGVMDHLDYLQKLGVTQLWLNPVVENAMASYSYHGYSATDFYRIDPRFGSNSQYQALAHQAKAKGMGLIMDVVLNHIGSNHPWMQDLPFPDWVNGASFHATNHRRETLHDPHLAKADQAKFNDGWFVPTMPDLNQRNPFLATYLIQNSIWWTEYAGLSGLRIDTWSYSDRDFLARWSAALMHEYPNFNMVGEEWSTNPAIVGYWQRGGQPKDGYVSNLPSLMDFPLQEALIKGLTDPESWNSGIGVLYQALANDFLYPNPSDLVVFADNHDMARVMTQLHGDKALWRMAMTYVLTTRGIPQLFYGTELAMDPKSSDHGVLRADFPGGWPGDKGNAFTGQGLDGDQRQALGFMQKLINWRKSSPAVGQGSLVHYVPEDGLYCYFRLSPAQQVMVVMNKNDRAMPLSLHRFAELQGHGKATEVLSGQEFSLAGTLNVPAKTAWVLELK; translated from the coding sequence ATGCGCGCCCTCGCCATCGCCTTCTGGTTAGCCCTGGCTCCTGCCAGCGCCGCCACCCTCGACAAGATAGAGCCGGCCAACTGGTGGGTGGGCATGGCCAACCCCAGCCTGCAGCTGATGGTTTATGGCAAGGACATTGCCAAGGCCAAGGTCAGCCTGGACCCATACCCCGGGGTGCGCCTGGTGCGCACCGACCCGGCCGCCAGCGCCAATTACCTCTTTATCACCCTGGAGTTGGACCCCAAGGCCAAGGCCGGGTCTCTTAGCTTGCGTTTTGCTGACAAGAGCGAGCAATGGGTCCAAGCCTACAGCTTACTGCCAAGGGCGCCGGGCTCTGCCGGGCGCCAGGGCTTTTCCCAAAAGGACGTGATTTACCTTATTACTCCGGACCGCTTTGCCAATGGCGACAGCGGCAATGACGATGTGGCGGGCTATGGCGACAAGGCAAACCGCAGCCAGCCCGGCGGCCGCCACGGCGGCGACATCAAGGGGGTGATGGACCACCTCGACTACCTGCAAAAACTGGGGGTGACCCAGCTGTGGCTGAACCCCGTGGTGGAAAACGCCATGGCCAGCTACAGCTACCACGGCTATTCGGCCACCGATTTTTACCGCATTGACCCGCGCTTTGGCAGCAACAGCCAATACCAGGCCCTGGCCCACCAGGCCAAGGCCAAGGGCATGGGCCTTATCATGGATGTGGTGCTGAACCACATCGGCAGCAACCACCCCTGGATGCAGGACCTGCCATTTCCCGACTGGGTCAACGGCGCCAGCTTCCATGCCACCAACCACCGCCGGGAAACCCTGCACGACCCGCACCTGGCCAAGGCCGACCAGGCCAAGTTCAACGACGGCTGGTTTGTACCGACCATGCCGGATCTGAACCAGCGCAACCCCTTCCTTGCCACCTACCTTATCCAAAACAGCATCTGGTGGACCGAGTACGCCGGCCTGAGCGGCCTGCGCATCGATACCTGGTCCTATTCGGACCGGGATTTCCTGGCCCGCTGGAGCGCGGCCCTGATGCATGAGTACCCCAATTTCAACATGGTGGGGGAAGAGTGGAGCACCAACCCGGCCATCGTTGGCTACTGGCAGCGGGGCGGCCAGCCCAAGGACGGCTACGTCAGCAACTTGCCGTCCTTGATGGACTTTCCCCTACAAGAGGCCCTGATCAAGGGGCTCACCGACCCTGAGAGCTGGAACAGCGGCATCGGCGTGCTCTACCAGGCCTTGGCCAATGACTTTCTCTACCCCAACCCCAGCGACCTGGTGGTCTTTGCCGACAACCACGATATGGCCAGGGTGATGACCCAGCTGCATGGCGATAAGGCCCTTTGGCGGATGGCCATGACCTATGTGCTGACCACCCGTGGCATTCCCCAGCTTTTTTACGGCACCGAACTGGCCATGGACCCGAAAAGCAGCGACCACGGGGTGCTGCGGGCCGATTTTCCCGGCGGCTGGCCGGGGGACAAGGGCAACGCCTTTACCGGCCAGGGGCTGGACGGCGACCAGCGCCAGGCCCTGGGCTTTATGCAAAAGCTTATTAACTGGCGCAAGTCGTCCCCGGCCGTCGGCCAGGGGAGCCTGGTGCACTATGTGCCAGAAGACGGCCTCTATTGCTATTTCCGGCTGAGCCCCGCCCAGCAGGTGATGGTGGTGATGAATAAAAACGACAGGGCCATGCCCCTGAGTCTGCACCGCTTTGCCGAACTGCAAGGTCACGGCAAGGCCACTGAAGTCCTGAGCGGCCAGGAGTTTTCCCTGGCGGGCACCCTTAACGTGCCTGCCAAGACCGCTTGGGTGTTGGAGCTGAAATGA
- a CDS encoding TIM-barrel domain-containing protein codes for MMKLRYLSLSLSVLLASCASGPAYHLDGNRLVLDKNGGQLVLTPLDEDAIQAEFLKAGAVQPASRALVPQQAVKAELTERGNTLVYSLPGMRAEIDKTSLAVSYYRGEQLLLAESSGFLGQEGVNLGFTLQQGEKLMGGGERVLGMDRRGHKLPLYNKASYGYTTEAAQMYYSLPLVISSQKYLLLFDNTASGEMDLGASQGDQMTFSAVGGRRAYVVVASDHFAGLTEEYTQLTGHQPLPPRWALGNFASRFGYHSEAEARDVVKRFKDAGIPLDAIVLDLYWFGKDVKGHMGNLAWDKAAFPNPEQMISDFKKDGVKTVLITEPFILTTSSRWDEAVKAGAIALDASGEPATYDFFFGNTGLVDVFSPKGRDWFWDKYQGLLDQGVAGFWGDLGEPEVHPSNLVHGEGSSDELHNAYGHRWAQLVYDGIGQHRPDMRPFILMRSGYAGSQRFGMMPWTGDVSRSWGGLKPQVELALQMGAQGLGYIHSDLGGFAGGDKFDPELYLRWLQYGVFQPVFRPHAQEDIAPEPVYHDAAIQKQVGDYIKLRYSLLPYNYSLAFENSLTGKPLMRSMLMQSDDVKDFDNHHSYFWGDAFLVTPVTEPGAKTVTTQLPEGTWFDFWTGERIEGGRSYSRATSVDTLPVLVKAGSFVPRVAPSQSTDSYSSKELTLHYWADPSVTQAQGQMYEDDGHTPDAYAKGQYQKLLFSAQQQAGLSIQLASQGRYPGMPQSRRLTLVIHHPGAVKAALLDGKPQHFARDADTLTLTFDWDGAPRTLDLQ; via the coding sequence ATGATGAAACTGCGCTACCTGTCCCTTTCCCTGTCCGTGCTGCTGGCCAGTTGCGCCAGCGGCCCGGCTTACCACCTGGACGGCAACCGCCTGGTGCTAGATAAAAACGGCGGCCAACTGGTGCTCACCCCCCTGGACGAGGACGCCATCCAGGCCGAATTCTTGAAAGCCGGCGCCGTGCAGCCGGCGTCCCGGGCCCTGGTCCCCCAGCAGGCGGTCAAGGCAGAGCTGACCGAGCGCGGCAACACCCTTGTCTACAGCCTGCCGGGGATGCGCGCCGAGATAGACAAAACCAGCCTGGCGGTCAGTTACTACAGGGGCGAGCAGCTGCTGCTGGCCGAAAGCAGCGGCTTTTTGGGCCAGGAGGGGGTCAACCTCGGCTTTACCCTGCAACAGGGGGAAAAGCTGATGGGGGGCGGCGAGCGGGTGCTGGGCATGGACAGGCGCGGCCACAAGCTGCCGTTGTACAACAAGGCCAGCTACGGCTACACCACCGAAGCGGCCCAGATGTACTACAGCCTGCCCCTGGTGATTTCCAGCCAGAAGTACCTGCTGCTGTTTGACAACACCGCCAGCGGCGAGATGGATCTGGGGGCCAGCCAGGGCGACCAGATGACCTTCAGCGCCGTCGGTGGGCGCCGGGCCTATGTGGTGGTGGCAAGTGATCACTTCGCCGGCCTGACCGAGGAATACACCCAATTGACCGGCCACCAGCCCCTGCCGCCGCGCTGGGCCCTGGGCAACTTTGCCTCTCGCTTTGGTTACCATTCCGAGGCCGAGGCCAGGGACGTGGTCAAACGCTTCAAGGACGCCGGCATTCCCCTGGACGCCATAGTGCTGGACCTGTACTGGTTCGGCAAAGACGTCAAAGGCCATATGGGTAACCTGGCCTGGGACAAGGCCGCCTTCCCCAATCCCGAGCAGATGATCAGCGATTTTAAAAAGGACGGGGTCAAGACGGTGCTTATTACCGAGCCCTTTATTCTGACCACCTCCAGCCGCTGGGATGAGGCGGTCAAGGCCGGCGCCATCGCCCTGGACGCCAGCGGCGAACCGGCCACCTATGACTTTTTCTTTGGTAACACCGGCCTGGTGGATGTGTTTTCCCCCAAGGGCCGCGACTGGTTCTGGGACAAGTACCAAGGGCTGCTGGACCAAGGGGTGGCCGGTTTCTGGGGCGATTTGGGCGAGCCCGAGGTGCACCCTTCAAACCTGGTCCATGGCGAGGGCAGCAGCGACGAGCTGCACAACGCCTACGGCCACCGCTGGGCGCAACTGGTCTATGACGGCATCGGCCAGCATCGCCCGGATATGCGGCCCTTTATCCTGATGCGAAGCGGTTATGCCGGCTCCCAGCGTTTTGGCATGATGCCCTGGACCGGTGATGTGTCCCGCAGCTGGGGCGGCCTTAAGCCGCAAGTGGAACTGGCCCTGCAGATGGGAGCCCAGGGCCTGGGTTACATCCACTCGGATCTGGGCGGCTTTGCCGGTGGCGATAAGTTCGACCCCGAGCTCTACCTGCGCTGGCTGCAATACGGCGTGTTCCAGCCGGTGTTCCGCCCCCATGCCCAGGAAGACATAGCCCCGGAGCCGGTCTACCACGACGCCGCCATCCAAAAGCAGGTAGGGGACTACATCAAGCTGCGCTACAGCCTGTTGCCTTACAACTACAGCCTGGCCTTCGAGAACAGCCTTACCGGCAAGCCGCTGATGCGCTCCATGCTGATGCAAAGCGATGATGTGAAGGATTTTGACAACCACCACAGCTACTTCTGGGGCGACGCCTTCCTGGTGACCCCGGTCACCGAGCCGGGGGCCAAAACCGTTACCACCCAATTGCCCGAGGGCACCTGGTTTGATTTTTGGACAGGCGAGCGCATCGAGGGGGGCCGCAGCTACAGCCGCGCCACCAGCGTCGACACCCTGCCGGTGCTGGTCAAAGCCGGCAGCTTTGTGCCCAGGGTGGCCCCGTCCCAAAGCACCGACAGCTACTCCAGCAAGGAACTGACCCTCCATTACTGGGCCGACCCGTCGGTGACCCAGGCCCAGGGCCAGATGTACGAAGATGACGGCCATACCCCGGACGCCTACGCCAAGGGCCAATACCAAAAGCTGCTGTTCAGCGCCCAGCAACAAGCTGGCCTTAGCATCCAGTTGGCCAGCCAAGGCCGCTACCCCGGCATGCCCCAAAGCCGCCGCCTGACCCTGGTGATTCACCACCCGGGGGCGGTCAAGGCGGCCTTGCTGGACGGCAAGCCTCAGCATTTTGCGCGGGACGCCGACACCCTGACCCTGACCTTTGACTGGGACGGCGCGCCGCGCACCCTCGACCTGCAGTAA
- a CDS encoding alpha-amylase family protein, with product MNKLSSLALCVMLAACSDAPAGHGAANDSQAAVAAQAAPQGSGKPVIYQMFTRLFGNKVDSQVPWGTIEQNGVGKFADINDAALASIKGLGVNYLWFTGIPEHAQATDYSAYGIAANDPDVVKGRAGSPYAVKDYYDVDPDLATDPAKRMAEFEALVARTHSHGMKVIIDIVPNHVARRYHSSVYPERDFGLKDDTSAVYQRDNNFYYVPGQAFAVPEGDKPLGGLSHPLADGQFAENPAKWTGNGARSPQPSQDDWYETVKLNYGVRPDGSHDFPDLPAGFDDKDYRAHAAFWADKSVPDSWQKMKDIALYWLDKGVDGFRYDVAEMVPVAFWSYLNSAIKMHKADTLLMAEVYNPALYRDYIRLGKMDYLYDKVETYDSLKAIIQGKQTATVLADIMARNQDIAAHQLHFLENHDEQRIASPEFAGDPLKALPAMAVSALMDDGATMIYFGQVLGEAGASDAGFGKASRTTIFDYWAVPSVQRWMNGGAFDGGQLSADEKTLRGAYQKLLTLSRSQAAFGGAGQALVQGDEKVFTFARWQGSQPVLVAANFAAGPKEGQVAVPKALIEKWKLTDGQYPLGDLLGSNKGTLVVSQGAGQWHYQLAPFGAAAYELKVQ from the coding sequence ATGAACAAGCTCTCTTCCCTGGCCCTATGCGTGATGCTCGCCGCCTGCTCCGATGCCCCGGCCGGCCATGGCGCGGCCAATGACAGCCAGGCCGCAGTAGCGGCCCAGGCGGCCCCCCAGGGGTCCGGCAAGCCGGTTATCTACCAGATGTTTACCCGCCTCTTTGGCAACAAGGTGGACAGCCAGGTGCCTTGGGGCACCATAGAGCAAAACGGCGTCGGCAAATTTGCCGACATCAACGACGCCGCCCTGGCCTCCATCAAGGGCCTGGGGGTCAACTACCTGTGGTTTACCGGTATTCCTGAACATGCCCAAGCCACCGACTACAGCGCCTATGGTATCGCCGCCAACGACCCGGACGTGGTCAAGGGCCGGGCCGGTTCCCCCTATGCGGTGAAGGATTACTACGACGTGGACCCGGACTTGGCCACCGATCCGGCCAAGCGCATGGCAGAGTTCGAAGCCCTGGTTGCCCGCACTCACAGCCATGGCATGAAGGTCATCATCGATATAGTGCCCAACCATGTGGCCCGCCGTTACCACTCCAGCGTCTATCCGGAGCGGGATTTTGGCCTCAAGGACGACACCAGCGCTGTCTACCAGCGCGACAATAACTTCTATTACGTGCCGGGCCAGGCCTTTGCGGTGCCAGAAGGTGACAAGCCCCTGGGTGGCCTGTCTCACCCCCTGGCCGATGGCCAGTTTGCCGAGAACCCCGCCAAGTGGACCGGCAACGGCGCCCGCAGCCCCCAGCCGTCCCAGGACGACTGGTATGAAACGGTCAAGCTGAACTACGGGGTGCGCCCGGACGGCAGTCACGACTTCCCAGATCTGCCAGCCGGTTTTGACGATAAGGACTACCGGGCCCACGCCGCCTTCTGGGCAGACAAATCGGTGCCGGACAGCTGGCAGAAGATGAAGGACATCGCCCTTTATTGGCTGGACAAGGGGGTGGACGGCTTTCGTTATGACGTGGCGGAGATGGTGCCGGTGGCCTTTTGGAGCTACCTCAACAGCGCCATCAAGATGCACAAGGCCGACACCCTGCTGATGGCCGAAGTCTATAACCCGGCCCTGTACCGGGACTATATCCGCCTGGGCAAGATGGACTACCTCTACGACAAAGTAGAAACCTACGACAGCCTCAAGGCCATTATCCAAGGCAAGCAAACGGCGACGGTGCTGGCCGATATCATGGCCCGTAACCAGGACATTGCCGCCCACCAGCTGCACTTTTTGGAAAACCACGACGAGCAGCGCATTGCCAGCCCTGAATTTGCCGGCGATCCGCTCAAGGCCCTGCCGGCCATGGCGGTGTCGGCGCTGATGGACGATGGCGCCACCATGATCTATTTCGGCCAGGTGCTGGGGGAGGCGGGAGCCAGCGACGCCGGTTTTGGCAAAGCCAGCCGCACCACCATCTTCGACTACTGGGCCGTGCCCAGCGTCCAGCGCTGGATGAACGGCGGCGCCTTTGACGGCGGCCAGCTGTCTGCCGACGAGAAGACCCTGCGTGGCGCCTACCAGAAACTGCTGACCCTGAGCCGCAGCCAGGCCGCCTTCGGCGGTGCCGGCCAGGCTTTGGTACAGGGAGATGAGAAGGTCTTCACCTTTGCCCGCTGGCAGGGTAGCCAGCCTGTGCTGGTGGCGGCCAACTTTGCCGCCGGCCCCAAAGAAGGCCAGGTTGCGGTGCCCAAGGCGCTGATTGAAAAGTGGAAATTGACAGACGGCCAGTATCCCCTTGGGGATCTGCTGGGCAGCAACAAGGGCACCCTGGTAGTAAGCCAGGGGGCAGGGCAGTGGCACTATCAGCTGGCGCCCTTCGGCGCTGCCGCCTATGAGCTGAAAGTGCAATAA